A genome region from Microbacterium sp. CGR2 includes the following:
- a CDS encoding TetR/AcrR family transcriptional regulator, with product MAGRPGRRGEYAKTPRRREEILAAAFAVFSTTGYLNSSLSQIAKQAGMTMPGLTYYFPSKAVLLETVLDERDQDAVTHLEGRRGVHLLRGLIEIAERDDSDVGLTQLFIILSAEATQGDHPAHHYFSNRYRVILDNVRRAFDDASRDGALREGVDPIIAATTYAALSDGISLQRLYTVAPASQADLITQFFDGLLTEEARRQLHAPQVNAASVV from the coding sequence ATGGCCGGGCGACCAGGACGGCGCGGAGAATACGCCAAGACACCACGACGGCGCGAGGAGATCCTCGCCGCCGCTTTCGCTGTGTTCTCCACGACCGGCTACCTGAACAGCTCGCTCAGTCAGATCGCCAAGCAAGCCGGGATGACGATGCCGGGTCTCACGTATTACTTCCCCAGCAAGGCGGTGCTGCTGGAGACAGTCCTCGATGAGCGAGATCAGGACGCCGTCACTCACCTCGAAGGGCGGCGCGGGGTCCACCTGCTGCGAGGGCTCATCGAAATTGCAGAACGCGATGACTCCGACGTTGGGCTCACTCAGCTGTTCATCATCCTCTCCGCAGAGGCGACGCAGGGTGATCACCCCGCTCACCATTACTTCTCGAATCGTTACCGTGTGATTCTCGACAATGTTCGTCGAGCATTCGACGATGCGAGCAGGGATGGCGCGCTCCGCGAAGGAGTCGATCCGATCATCGCGGCCACGACGTATGCCGCTCTCTCAGACGGGATATCGCTGCAGCGCCTGTATACCGTCGCCCCAGCATCGCAAGCGGATCTGATCACTCAGTTCTTCGATGGGCTCCTCACCGAAGAAGCGCGACGTCAGCTGCATGCGCCTCAGGTGAACGCGGCCTCCGTCGTCTGA
- a CDS encoding dipeptide/oligopeptide/nickel ABC transporter permease/ATP-binding protein yields the protein MTMSIPVPAPSRTPLWRRLLGNPLGAISAGYLLLLLLVAVIGPFVTPYPADQSVISDVLAPPGSEHLLGADSAGRDVLSRLLVATSTSLAAAALALIVAAAIGVTTGLIAGYRGGWFDTVSSWLSGTIMALPGIVVLLAARSVLGPSIWWIMAIFGMILAPSFHRIVYSAVRGVREELYIDAARVAGLSDLRIVARHVLSAIRAPVILLAAGLFAVAIAIQASLDFLGVGDPAVPTWGGILSDGFYNISRAPLLMVWPTLVIGLTCIALSLFGNALRDELERTGDTDRRRPTWTPPAERPDSPIDHGGEPGAAPLLVVDGLSVAYGVSGGWKTVVDDIALTVHRGEIHALIGESGSGKTQTAWTILGLLPAGGRPTSGTILFDGVDLTTLSDSDFSRMRGRRIGYVPQEPLSNLDPSFTIGDQLVEPMRVTLGLSREKARDRALELLEHVGIRDPRRAFRSYPHEISGGMAQRVLIAGAVSGEPELIIADEPTTALDVTVQAEILELLRRLQQESNLAMLMVTHNFGVVADLADRVSVMRTGSIVETGRVADVFGQPRHPYTRSLFGAVLDGVPARGKFQTTKDGERS from the coding sequence ATGACCATGTCGATCCCTGTCCCCGCACCGTCGCGGACACCCCTCTGGCGTCGCCTTCTGGGAAACCCTCTCGGCGCCATCTCAGCCGGCTATCTGCTGCTACTGCTGCTCGTCGCCGTCATCGGCCCCTTCGTCACCCCGTATCCCGCTGACCAGAGCGTGATCAGCGACGTGCTCGCGCCCCCAGGGTCGGAGCACCTGCTAGGCGCTGACAGCGCTGGCCGCGACGTACTGTCCCGTCTCCTCGTCGCCACATCGACGAGTCTCGCCGCTGCAGCGCTGGCACTGATCGTGGCCGCCGCGATCGGGGTGACGACGGGACTCATCGCCGGCTACCGCGGCGGATGGTTCGACACGGTGTCGAGCTGGCTCTCGGGAACGATCATGGCCCTCCCCGGCATCGTCGTCCTGCTTGCTGCGCGCTCCGTCCTGGGTCCCTCGATCTGGTGGATCATGGCGATCTTCGGCATGATCCTCGCGCCTTCATTCCATCGCATCGTCTATAGCGCGGTTCGTGGAGTCCGAGAAGAGCTGTACATCGACGCCGCTCGGGTGGCAGGCCTCAGCGATCTGCGAATCGTAGCCCGGCACGTGCTCAGTGCTATCCGCGCACCGGTGATCCTGCTGGCGGCAGGGCTGTTCGCGGTCGCCATCGCCATCCAGGCGAGTCTGGACTTCCTTGGCGTCGGAGATCCGGCTGTCCCCACGTGGGGCGGCATCCTCAGCGACGGGTTCTACAACATCAGTCGCGCGCCGTTGCTCATGGTCTGGCCGACCCTTGTCATCGGCCTCACGTGCATCGCGCTGTCGCTGTTCGGCAACGCGCTCCGCGACGAGCTCGAGCGGACAGGCGACACTGACCGGCGCCGCCCGACTTGGACGCCACCCGCGGAGCGCCCAGACTCGCCGATCGACCATGGCGGTGAACCCGGTGCGGCCCCGCTACTGGTGGTGGATGGTCTTTCCGTCGCCTACGGAGTCTCAGGCGGTTGGAAGACCGTTGTCGACGACATCGCGCTGACCGTCCACCGCGGCGAGATCCATGCATTGATCGGCGAGTCAGGATCGGGAAAGACGCAGACTGCGTGGACGATCCTCGGTCTTCTTCCCGCAGGCGGGCGGCCGACGTCGGGAACGATCCTTTTCGACGGCGTGGACCTCACGACGCTTTCCGACAGCGACTTCTCGCGTATGCGGGGAAGGCGCATCGGCTACGTGCCGCAAGAGCCGCTGTCGAACCTCGACCCGTCGTTCACGATCGGTGACCAGTTGGTCGAACCGATGCGCGTCACGCTCGGACTCTCGCGCGAGAAAGCTCGAGACCGCGCGCTTGAGCTGCTGGAGCACGTCGGGATCCGGGATCCGCGGCGAGCGTTTCGCTCCTATCCCCATGAGATCTCAGGAGGAATGGCGCAGCGAGTGCTGATCGCGGGGGCGGTATCGGGCGAGCCAGAACTGATCATCGCGGACGAGCCGACGACGGCGCTGGACGTGACTGTGCAGGCGGAGATCCTCGAGCTCCTCCGCAGACTCCAGCAGGAGAGCAACCTCGCGATGCTCATGGTGACCCACAACTTCGGCGTCGTGGCCGACTTGGCTGATCGCGTGTCCGTGATGCGCACCGGCAGCATCGTCGAGACCGGGCGAGTCGCCGATGTCTTCGGCCAGCCGAGGCATCCCTACACGCGTTCACTGTTCGGCGCGGTACTAGATGGAGTGCCTGCGCGTGGGAAATTCCAAACCACGAAGGACGGTGAGCGATCATGA
- a CDS encoding ABC transporter substrate-binding protein, whose amino-acid sequence MMHRFTSTRAAAAIGAAAALALSLAGCSGTAGDAEEAPSVLRMGVITNLTSFAPWEASWANQSPYLQAVYDTILRADPDGTVVEGLATEWEWDDSRTVLTLKLRDDVTFSDGEKLTASVAADYLVRFRDGTSENAAYLAGMTSAEAPDETTLVITLGAPDPALPVYLTQNAGLVGSPAMFDAEDAQTTPVGSGPYTLDEDASVVGSSYVFDVNPDYWDSENVHYDSIEMSVFGDPTALMNAVKGGQLDATNTTNPTQSVEAEAAGYTAHAFELNWSGFLLFDRTGEVNPAFADVRVRQAFNYALDREGAIEAFDGGMGTATTQVFGPESSAYDEALDERYPHDPERSKELLAEAGYPDGLDIVMPSNNFVPEANFAINKEMLAAGGFNVSWEETGDDLFGRMLSGSWAAAPFLLQTDPTVWQTVQFLLLPDSTWNPFHVEDATINELAGIIRAGDGPEADAAAQDLNTYVVEQAWFAPTHRPSSVYLTNDATEVEVQVGNAVPYLWNIRPAK is encoded by the coding sequence ATGATGCACCGCTTCACCTCGACGCGTGCTGCCGCTGCAATCGGCGCGGCCGCCGCTCTGGCCCTCTCCCTCGCTGGTTGCTCCGGTACTGCCGGGGATGCCGAGGAGGCTCCCTCGGTCTTGCGAATGGGCGTCATCACAAATCTCACATCGTTCGCGCCGTGGGAGGCATCGTGGGCCAACCAGTCCCCGTACCTGCAGGCGGTCTACGACACGATCCTGCGGGCCGACCCGGACGGAACGGTCGTTGAAGGACTCGCGACCGAATGGGAATGGGATGACAGCCGCACCGTCTTGACACTGAAGCTCCGTGATGACGTGACGTTCTCCGACGGTGAGAAGCTCACGGCGTCGGTCGCTGCCGACTACCTGGTCCGCTTCCGGGATGGAACTAGTGAGAATGCGGCCTATCTCGCGGGAATGACCTCGGCCGAGGCACCCGATGAGACCACGCTCGTCATCACTCTCGGTGCACCAGACCCCGCCCTTCCGGTGTATCTGACGCAGAACGCCGGACTGGTCGGGTCGCCCGCCATGTTCGACGCCGAGGACGCGCAGACGACACCAGTCGGCAGTGGTCCCTATACCCTCGACGAGGACGCCTCCGTCGTCGGATCGAGCTATGTCTTCGACGTCAACCCCGACTACTGGGACTCTGAGAACGTCCATTACGACTCGATCGAGATGTCGGTCTTCGGTGACCCGACCGCTCTGATGAACGCGGTCAAGGGCGGGCAGCTCGATGCCACCAACACGACGAACCCGACGCAGTCCGTCGAGGCTGAAGCTGCGGGGTACACCGCACATGCCTTCGAGCTGAACTGGTCCGGGTTCCTGCTGTTCGATCGCACTGGCGAGGTCAATCCCGCGTTCGCCGATGTGCGCGTGCGTCAGGCGTTCAACTATGCGCTCGATCGCGAAGGAGCAATTGAGGCTTTCGACGGCGGAATGGGAACCGCGACCACACAGGTCTTCGGACCCGAGAGCTCCGCGTACGACGAGGCACTCGATGAGCGCTACCCGCATGATCCGGAGCGCTCCAAAGAGCTGCTCGCCGAAGCCGGCTACCCCGATGGGCTCGACATTGTGATGCCCAGCAATAACTTCGTGCCGGAGGCGAACTTCGCCATCAACAAGGAGATGCTGGCGGCGGGCGGGTTCAACGTCAGCTGGGAGGAGACAGGAGACGACCTCTTCGGCAGGATGCTCTCCGGATCCTGGGCAGCTGCTCCGTTCCTACTCCAGACTGACCCGACGGTCTGGCAGACGGTTCAGTTCCTCCTGCTGCCGGATTCGACGTGGAACCCGTTCCACGTGGAGGACGCTACCATCAACGAACTTGCGGGGATCATCCGCGCAGGCGACGGGCCGGAAGCGGATGCTGCAGCTCAGGACCTGAACACCTACGTTGTCGAGCAGGCCTGGTTCGCGCCGACGCACCGCCCGTCATCGGTGTACCTCACCAACGACGCGACCGAGGTCGAAGTGCAGGTGGGTAACGCAGTCCCCTACCTCTGGAACATCCGCCCCGCCAAGTAA
- a CDS encoding ABC transporter permease has protein sequence MLSFLLRRLVAGLLTVVTICVVGFFLLYANSSDVARRIVGDLASPEIVARKAEELGLDRPVVTQFADWVGGVFTGDLGRSWFSGQPVVAAISGRLPVTLSLTIGAVLLTAIVGVLLGVAAASRRGAVDRAVQTSSIVAAAIPGFLVALILALIFGIWLRWLPATGYVRPEDSLTGWLSTITLPVIALSIGAIASIAQQVRGSMVDALRLDYVRTLRAHGLPRHRVLYRHVLRNAAGPALSVLGLQFVVLFGGAVVVEQVFSLPGVGQTAVSATVGGDIPLVMGILVATAILVLVVNLVVDLLQAWLNPRMRMS, from the coding sequence ATGCTCTCATTCCTCCTTCGACGCCTCGTAGCGGGCCTACTCACAGTCGTGACCATCTGCGTCGTCGGCTTTTTCCTCCTCTACGCCAACAGTTCCGATGTCGCACGGCGCATCGTCGGCGACCTGGCCAGCCCTGAGATCGTCGCCCGCAAGGCCGAAGAACTCGGTCTTGATCGGCCCGTCGTCACGCAGTTCGCGGATTGGGTCGGCGGCGTGTTCACCGGTGACCTCGGGCGGTCATGGTTCTCCGGGCAGCCGGTCGTCGCTGCGATCAGTGGACGGTTGCCAGTGACGCTCTCGCTCACCATCGGCGCGGTCCTCCTGACCGCCATCGTGGGCGTGCTGCTCGGCGTCGCAGCCGCATCGCGTCGCGGCGCCGTCGACCGAGCAGTCCAGACGTCATCCATCGTGGCAGCGGCAATTCCCGGCTTCCTGGTCGCACTCATATTGGCGCTGATTTTTGGCATCTGGCTTCGCTGGCTTCCGGCGACAGGATACGTGCGACCAGAAGACTCCCTGACGGGATGGCTTTCGACGATCACCCTCCCCGTGATCGCGCTTTCCATCGGCGCGATCGCCTCAATCGCACAGCAGGTCCGCGGATCCATGGTCGACGCGCTTCGCCTCGACTATGTGCGCACACTTCGCGCTCATGGCTTGCCCCGGCACCGAGTGCTCTACCGACACGTCCTCCGCAATGCGGCGGGCCCGGCTCTCAGCGTGCTCGGCCTCCAGTTCGTCGTGCTCTTCGGTGGGGCGGTGGTCGTAGAGCAGGTCTTCTCCCTTCCAGGTGTCGGGCAGACGGCGGTGAGCGCCACCGTCGGCGGCGATATACCTCTCGTGATGGGAATCCTCGTCGCGACCGCCATCCTCGTCCTGGTCGTGAACCTCGTTGTCGATCTTCTCCAAGCCTGGCTGAACCCGAGAATGCGAATGTCATGA
- a CDS encoding fumarylacetoacetate hydrolase family protein yields the protein MKIMRIGPVGSEQPVALVSDDRYVDLSDVVHDYDEEFFGSGGLERIEMIVAERAAAGETHEFDGERIGSPIARPHQIICVGLNYADHAAESGQAVPEEPILFTKSPNTLVGPNDDVRIPRGATKPDWEVELGIVISKRTSYLESVNEAREHIAGWVLVNDVSERAFQMERGGQWLKGKSAETFNPAGPWLATTDEIDDVRDLGMWLDVNGVRRQTGSTSTMIFDPYFIVHYISQFMVLEPGDLINTGTPPGVGLGFTPPIWLQPGDVMTLGIDGLGAQKQTVVAPR from the coding sequence ATGAAGATCATGCGTATCGGCCCAGTGGGGTCGGAACAACCCGTCGCCCTCGTGAGCGATGATCGCTACGTCGACCTTTCGGATGTCGTGCACGATTATGACGAGGAGTTCTTCGGCTCAGGTGGACTCGAGCGGATCGAGATGATCGTCGCTGAACGCGCGGCTGCCGGCGAAACACACGAGTTCGACGGCGAGCGGATCGGATCCCCGATCGCGCGACCTCACCAGATCATCTGCGTCGGGTTGAACTACGCTGACCATGCCGCGGAGTCGGGCCAGGCAGTGCCTGAGGAGCCGATTCTCTTCACGAAGTCCCCGAACACGCTGGTCGGTCCGAACGACGACGTCAGGATCCCCCGAGGGGCGACGAAACCAGACTGGGAAGTCGAACTGGGCATCGTGATCAGCAAGCGCACCAGTTACCTCGAATCTGTGAATGAGGCGCGCGAGCACATCGCCGGATGGGTGCTCGTCAACGACGTCAGCGAGCGCGCGTTCCAGATGGAGCGCGGTGGGCAGTGGCTCAAGGGGAAGTCCGCAGAGACCTTCAACCCCGCGGGTCCGTGGCTGGCGACAACGGATGAGATCGATGATGTCCGCGATCTCGGCATGTGGCTCGATGTCAACGGCGTGCGTCGGCAGACCGGATCAACTTCGACCATGATCTTCGACCCGTACTTCATCGTCCACTACATCAGTCAGTTCATGGTCCTCGAGCCCGGTGACCTCATCAATACCGGAACCCCGCCCGGAGTCGGCCTCGGATTCACCCCGCCGATCTGGCTCCAGCCCGGCGACGTGATGACGCTCGGCATTGACGGACTGGGTGCGCAGAAGCAGACGGTCGTGGCTCCCCGATGA
- a CDS encoding ATP-binding cassette domain-containing protein, giving the protein MTHDSSADGSLLTVRGLQVAYRGRTFRPPTRVLHGVDLDVRAGEAVGLVGESGSGKSTLGRAVLGLAPVTGGSIVFDGEDISHASRARRRALAADIQVIFQDPYSSLSPSLTVGDTLSEPLRARGGTRGDSLRRVSELLDLVNLPADAARRLPREFSGGQRQRIAIARALALEPRLIICDEPVSALDLTTQERILDLLLEVQERTGVAYLFVSHDLNVVRAVCHRVAVMRGGEIVESSDGDAVTSAPAHPYTQRLLLAAPVADPVQQARRRQEYALVRDQDASLENLEDNR; this is encoded by the coding sequence ATGACACACGACAGCAGTGCTGACGGGAGCCTGTTGACAGTGCGCGGGCTGCAGGTGGCATATCGCGGTCGCACTTTCAGACCCCCGACGCGGGTACTGCATGGCGTCGACCTCGACGTGCGCGCAGGCGAAGCAGTCGGCCTGGTCGGAGAATCGGGATCGGGTAAGTCGACGCTCGGTCGAGCGGTGCTCGGGCTGGCGCCTGTCACGGGCGGCTCGATCGTGTTCGACGGGGAAGACATCTCGCACGCCTCGCGCGCGCGTCGTCGCGCTCTTGCCGCCGACATTCAGGTCATCTTCCAAGACCCGTACTCTTCGCTGAGTCCGTCGTTGACCGTCGGTGACACGTTGAGCGAGCCCTTGCGCGCGCGCGGGGGCACTCGAGGAGACTCGCTGCGGCGGGTGAGCGAACTGCTGGACCTTGTGAATCTCCCTGCTGATGCGGCAAGGCGCCTGCCACGAGAGTTCAGCGGTGGCCAACGTCAGCGCATCGCGATCGCTCGTGCGCTTGCGCTCGAGCCGCGGCTGATCATCTGCGATGAGCCGGTGTCCGCCCTCGACCTCACCACTCAGGAGCGGATCCTCGACCTTCTCCTTGAAGTGCAGGAACGCACGGGCGTCGCGTATCTCTTCGTCTCGCACGATCTCAATGTCGTACGAGCGGTATGCCACCGCGTCGCGGTCATGCGCGGCGGCGAGATCGTCGAGTCGAGCGATGGCGACGCCGTGACCTCAGCCCCCGCCCATCCTTACACACAACGCCTGCTTCTGGCAGCGCCGGTGGCAGACCCAGTTCAGCAAGCTCGGCGTCGTCAGGAGTACGCGCTCGTGCGCGACCAGGACGCCTCGCTCGAAAACCTTGAGGACAACCGATGA
- a CDS encoding SDR family NAD(P)-dependent oxidoreductase produces MRKAIITGAASGLGAAAAQRLREDGIEVITLDLLGDVDFHIDVTDATATASVAAEVGTVDILINSAGIVGPNVPLAEVQLDAWRRTFEVNVVGVVNTIQAFVPGMVAAGWGRVVNFASMAGKDGNPNLAAYSASKAAVIALTKSVGKELATTGVLVNAIAPAVISTPMNDTTAPDVLAHITSLIPMKRVGRAEEVAELVAWLASERVSFSTGAVYDISGGRATY; encoded by the coding sequence ATGAGAAAAGCCATCATCACCGGAGCCGCCAGTGGCCTCGGTGCCGCAGCAGCCCAGCGCCTTCGCGAAGACGGGATCGAGGTCATCACCCTCGACCTTCTCGGCGACGTCGACTTCCATATCGATGTCACGGACGCCACCGCGACGGCCAGCGTCGCTGCGGAGGTCGGGACTGTCGACATCCTTATCAACTCTGCCGGGATCGTCGGCCCGAACGTTCCGCTGGCCGAGGTCCAGTTGGATGCGTGGCGCCGCACGTTCGAGGTCAACGTCGTCGGGGTGGTGAACACCATTCAGGCGTTCGTTCCGGGCATGGTGGCTGCGGGATGGGGACGTGTCGTGAACTTCGCGAGCATGGCAGGGAAGGACGGTAACCCGAACCTGGCGGCATACTCTGCATCCAAGGCCGCGGTGATCGCGCTCACGAAGTCTGTCGGCAAGGAGCTCGCGACGACTGGCGTGCTGGTGAATGCGATCGCCCCGGCAGTGATCTCGACGCCGATGAACGACACGACCGCGCCCGATGTGCTCGCTCACATCACGAGTCTCATTCCCATGAAGCGGGTGGGGCGAGCGGAAGAGGTGGCGGAACTCGTCGCCTGGCTGGCATCGGAACGTGTCTCGTTTTCCACTGGCGCGGTGTATGACATCAGTGGAGGTCGGGCCACATACTGA
- a CDS encoding zinc-binding dehydrogenase codes for MKVLVVTGPGRASIEDVASPVPSAGEVVVDVQRAGICGTDMELFSGEMQYLHDGNAAYPLRIGHEWMGTVASVASDVDPSWIGRRVTGDTMIGCGICERCRNGFHHVCAFRFELGVRGGMPGALAEQVAVPVTSLHTLPASVDDAAGAMVEPGGNAWRSVDAAQLRSGERALILGPGTIGLLCAMFARAAGAEVHLMGRAGRSLDFARSLEWDGVWTAEELPDKPWHAVIDASNAPDLPARALELVEPGRRVVHVGLAGSPSFVDTRTIALKDVTAVGILGASAGLDPTIAAFADGSVDPRPLVASTIFLEDLPQVLAGRRPSDSGPGPKIHIDTTAQ; via the coding sequence ATGAAGGTGCTCGTCGTCACGGGCCCCGGGAGGGCGAGCATCGAGGACGTCGCATCGCCCGTTCCCAGCGCCGGCGAGGTCGTGGTCGACGTGCAGCGTGCCGGCATCTGTGGGACCGACATGGAACTCTTCAGTGGCGAGATGCAGTACCTCCACGACGGCAACGCCGCATACCCCCTGCGCATCGGACATGAGTGGATGGGCACGGTCGCCTCGGTCGCTTCCGACGTCGATCCGTCCTGGATCGGTCGCCGCGTCACCGGCGACACCATGATCGGTTGCGGCATCTGTGAACGATGCCGCAACGGCTTCCACCACGTGTGCGCGTTCCGATTCGAACTGGGCGTGAGAGGTGGGATGCCCGGTGCGCTCGCTGAACAGGTCGCGGTGCCTGTCACGTCGCTGCACACGCTTCCAGCCTCCGTCGACGACGCCGCGGGGGCGATGGTCGAGCCAGGCGGCAACGCCTGGCGATCAGTCGACGCCGCGCAGCTCCGATCCGGAGAGCGCGCCCTCATCCTCGGACCGGGAACCATCGGTCTACTCTGCGCCATGTTCGCTCGCGCTGCGGGCGCGGAGGTCCACCTCATGGGGCGGGCGGGGCGCTCACTCGATTTCGCCCGCTCCCTCGAATGGGACGGAGTCTGGACCGCCGAGGAACTGCCCGACAAGCCCTGGCATGCGGTCATCGACGCCTCCAACGCTCCCGACCTTCCGGCGCGAGCACTCGAGCTCGTCGAACCTGGGCGCCGAGTGGTGCACGTCGGCCTCGCGGGCAGTCCCAGCTTCGTCGACACGAGAACGATCGCGCTGAAGGACGTCACAGCTGTGGGCATTCTCGGTGCGTCCGCAGGACTCGACCCGACCATCGCGGCGTTCGCTGACGGATCGGTCGATCCGCGACCCCTCGTCGCCTCCACGATCTTTCTCGAGGACCTGCCTCAGGTCCTCGCCGGCCGTCGCCCGAGCGACAGCGGCCCGGGCCCGAAGATCCATATCGACACGACCGCCCAATGA
- a CDS encoding glycoside hydrolase family 3 protein, whose translation MTNPTASTMTRDALAREFIRGQADEDLFGLLFHPMVFIRPDHDPDAPSPLGPSTRELIVDRGIRHLCLGAMPSPTEAADIIQSLQAIATSHGTRLPITFSSDPRHSFLQNLGASHRADGMSQWPEPIGLGAIDDDALVETFARIVRDDYRAIGIRMALHPQVDLATEPRWARQAQSFGVSPQKTARLLRAFLIGLQGDRVSGSTVAATVKHFPGGGPQRDGEDPHFSYGREQVYPGGRFEDHLLPFRTAVELGAAAIMPYYGMPVGLELGGAPVEEVGFAFNKRIITDLLRDQLGFEGVVLSDFGLINDAAPFGKPFPARAWGVEHLDGEQRMARLINAGIDQLGGESDTVQLGRLLEDGRISHERFREAVTRVVALTLDLFPGARLPDAPPLSGLEDREHVALGHAAQSRAITVLVNEEIDGHPVLPLAGPGRIHLRGIEESALPAGWSVASANDADLAIVRLSAPFELRDRFFLEASMEQGSLEFSDEVTEEIRDLAALCPVVVCVTLSRPAILTSLLPHVTALVADFGASDTAVFDALSLAQAPEGRLPFELPRSMAAVVASSPDVGSDSGDPVFPVGAGLRLTRS comes from the coding sequence ATGACGAATCCCACCGCCAGCACGATGACGCGGGATGCGCTCGCACGAGAATTCATCCGCGGACAGGCGGATGAAGACCTCTTCGGTCTGCTCTTCCATCCCATGGTCTTCATCAGGCCCGACCACGATCCCGACGCGCCCAGTCCGCTTGGACCGTCCACGCGGGAACTGATCGTCGACCGCGGCATCCGTCATCTTTGTCTCGGCGCCATGCCGTCGCCGACGGAGGCCGCGGACATCATCCAGTCGCTTCAGGCGATCGCGACCTCGCACGGCACACGACTGCCGATCACCTTCTCCTCCGATCCGCGGCACTCGTTCCTGCAGAATCTCGGGGCGTCTCACCGTGCGGATGGGATGTCGCAGTGGCCCGAGCCGATCGGTCTCGGCGCCATCGACGACGACGCGCTCGTCGAGACGTTCGCCCGTATCGTGCGGGACGACTACCGGGCGATCGGAATCCGCATGGCCCTCCACCCCCAGGTCGACCTCGCGACCGAGCCTCGCTGGGCACGTCAAGCGCAGAGCTTCGGTGTGAGTCCGCAGAAGACAGCGCGGTTGCTGCGCGCGTTCCTCATCGGGTTGCAGGGCGACCGGGTTTCCGGAAGCACTGTTGCGGCCACGGTCAAGCACTTCCCGGGCGGGGGGCCGCAGCGCGACGGAGAAGACCCGCATTTCTCCTATGGACGTGAGCAGGTGTATCCCGGAGGGCGTTTCGAGGACCACCTTCTTCCGTTCCGCACTGCGGTTGAGCTCGGGGCTGCTGCGATCATGCCGTACTACGGGATGCCGGTCGGTCTCGAACTCGGAGGCGCTCCCGTCGAGGAGGTGGGTTTCGCCTTCAACAAGCGGATCATCACGGACCTGCTCCGAGACCAACTGGGTTTTGAAGGGGTGGTGCTGTCGGATTTCGGTCTGATCAACGATGCGGCACCGTTCGGCAAGCCGTTCCCCGCGCGTGCGTGGGGCGTTGAGCATCTCGACGGTGAGCAGCGGATGGCGCGCCTGATCAATGCCGGCATCGACCAACTGGGCGGTGAGAGCGACACGGTGCAGCTCGGTCGGCTCCTCGAGGACGGACGCATTTCGCACGAGCGCTTCCGCGAAGCGGTGACTCGCGTCGTGGCGCTCACGCTCGATCTCTTCCCCGGAGCGCGACTGCCAGATGCTCCACCGCTGTCGGGCCTCGAGGACCGAGAGCACGTCGCCCTCGGACATGCGGCTCAGTCGCGTGCCATCACCGTGCTGGTCAACGAAGAGATCGATGGCCACCCCGTGCTGCCTCTGGCCGGTCCGGGACGGATCCATCTCCGAGGTATCGAGGAATCGGCTCTGCCCGCGGGGTGGTCGGTGGCGTCGGCAAACGACGCCGACCTCGCCATCGTTCGCCTGTCCGCTCCGTTCGAGCTCCGTGACAGGTTCTTCCTCGAGGCATCGATGGAGCAGGGCTCGCTCGAGTTTTCAGACGAAGTGACTGAGGAGATCCGTGACCTCGCCGCTCTCTGCCCCGTCGTGGTGTGCGTCACGCTCAGCCGTCCGGCGATCCTGACATCGCTGCTGCCTCACGTGACCGCTCTCGTCGCCGACTTCGGCGCGTCCGATACTGCTGTTTTCGATGCGCTCTCTCTCGCGCAGGCGCCCGAAGGTCGGCTGCCCTTCGAACTGCCGCGCAGCATGGCGGCCGTCGTGGCGAGTTCGCCGGACGTAGGTTCGGACTCCGGCGATCCCGTCTTCCCGGTCGGTGCCGGGTTGCGTTTGACGCGGTCGTGA